Proteins co-encoded in one Arachis stenosperma cultivar V10309 chromosome 7, arast.V10309.gnm1.PFL2, whole genome shotgun sequence genomic window:
- the LOC130941558 gene encoding homeobox-leucine zipper protein GLABRA 2 has product MIEPFLLLKKHTHSSPHHPTTTTTTTFSMAADMSNTNTNNNNNNNNHPSHAKDFFASPALSLSLAGIFRHAGVAAAEGEAATSNMEVEDGDEGSGGGGGAGHTVDISSENSGPTRSRSEDDYFEGEGEHEDEDIIGDDNNNNNKNKNKKKRKKYHRHTAEQIREMEALFKESPHPDEKQRQQLSKQLGLAPRQVKFWFQNRRTQIKAIQERHENSLLKTEIEKLKEKNKGLRETINKACCPNCGVATTSTRDGAIPTEEQQLRIENAKLKAEIEKLRGALGKYRGSGGGGSTSPSCSSGAAGGHEQENRSSLDFYTGIFGVDKSRIMDTVNKAMEELITMATMGEPLWLRSVETGREILNYDEYIKHFSSLQNSSSNNTNTTPSSSKRSIIEASRDTALVFVDLPRLLQTFLDANQWKEMFPCLISKAATVDVICNGEGSNRNGAVQLMFAEVQMLTPMVPTREVYFVRYSKQLSSEQWAIIDVSIDKVEDNIDASLVKCRKRPSGCIIEDKSNGHCKVTWVEHLECQKSPVHTMYRTIVNSGMAFGARHWISTLQLQCERLVFFMATNVPMKDSTGVATLAGRKSILKLAQRMTWGFCHAVGASSFHTWTKITSKTGEDIRISSRKNLNDPGEPLGLILCAVSSVWLPVSPNVLFDFLRDETRRTEWDIMSSGGSVQSIANLAKGQDRGNAVTIQTIKSKENSMWVVQDCCTNAYESMVVYAPVDITGIQSAMTGCDSSNLAVLPSGFSIVPDGMESRPMVITSRQEEKNTEGGSLFTIAFQILTNASPTAKLTMESVESVNTLLSCTLRNIRTSLQCEDS; this is encoded by the exons ATGATAGAACCATTTTTGCTCCTTAAAAAACATACCCATTCCTCACCACACCatccaacaacaacaacaacaaccacctTCTCAATGGCCGCGGACATgtccaacaccaacaccaacaacaacaacaacaacaacaaccacccTTCTCACGCCAAGGACTTCTTCGCTTCCCCAGCTCTCTCCCTTAGCCTT GCTGGCATATTTCGGCATGCTGGGGTGGCGGCGGCGGAGGGCGAGGCTGCAACCTCCAACATGGAAGTGGAGGACGGCGATGAAGGCAGCGGCGGAGGAGGAGGCGCCGGTCACACGGTGGATATCAGCAGCGAGAACTCCGGCCCCACTAGATCGAGATCAGAGGATGACTACTTTGAAGGAGAAGGTGAGCATGAAGATGAAGATATTATCGGTGAtgataacaataacaataacaagaacaagaacaagaagaagaggaagaaataTCACAGGCACACCGCGGAGCAGATCAGAGAAATGGAAGC gCTATTCAAAGAGTCGCCACATCCTGATGAAAAGCAGAGGCAACAACTTAGCAAGCAGCTAGGCCTTGCTCCAAGACAAGTCAAGTTTTGGTTCCAAAATCGCAGAACCCAAATCAAG GCAATACAAGAGCGACATGAAAACTCATTGTTGAAGACGGAAATAGAGAAACTAAAGGAGAAAAACAAAGGGTTGAGAGAGACCATAAACAAAGCTTGTTGCCCCAACTGTGGTGTTGCAACCACTAGTACCAGAGACGGTGCCATTCCAACTGAAGAACAACAGCTTCGCATTGAGAATGCCAAACTCAAAGCTGAGATCGAGAAGCTTCGAGGAGCTTTAGGAAAATACAGAGGATCAGGTGGTGGTGGATCAACGTCTCCTTCATGTTCTTCCGGTGCTGCTGGTGGACATGAGCAAGAGAATAGAAGCTCGTTGGACTTTTACACTGGAATCTTCGGAGTTGACAAGTCAAGGATAATGGATACAGTGAACAAGGCTATGGAGGAGCTCATAACCATGGCAACAATGGGGGAACCCTTGTGGCTTCGTAGTGTTGAGACTGGCCGTGAGATACTCAACTACGATGAGTACATTAAACACTTCTCATCCCTTCAAAATTCTTCATCAAACAACACTAACACTACTCCTTCATCATCAAAGAGATCCATTATTGAAGCTTCAAGAGACACTGCCCTTGTCTTTGTTGATCTCCCACGCCTTCTCCAAACTTTCTTAGATGCG AATCAGTGGAAGGAAATGTTTCCATGTTTAATATCTAAGGCGGCGACTGTGGATGTTATATGCAACGGAGAAGGTTCTAACAGGAATGGTGCAGTGCAACTG aTGTTTGCTGAGGTGCAAATGCTAACACCAATGGTGCCCACAAGAGAAGTATATTTTGTCCGCTACTCAAAGCAGTTGAGTTCTGAACAATGGGCTATCATTGATGTATCCATTGACAAAGTAGAAGACAACATTGATGCCTCTCTCGTGAAATGTAGAAAACGCCCATCAGGTTGCATTATTGAGGACAAGTCAAATGGTCATTGCAAG gTGACATGGGTGGAGCACTTGGAATGCCAAAAGAGTCCAGTGCATACAATGTATAGGACCATTGTGAATAGTGGCATGGCCTTTGGCGCAAGGCACTGGATTTCCACTCTCCAACTTCAGTGCGAGCGTCTTGTTTTCTTCATGGCAACCAATGTTCCCATGAAGGATTCAACCG GTGTTGCTACATTGGCTGGGAGGAAAAGCATTCTGAAGTTGGCACAAAGAATGACATGGGGTTTCTGCCATGCAGTTGGTGCATCAAGCTTCCACACATGGACCAAGATTACAAGTAAAACTGGGGAAGATATTAGGATCAGTTCACGGAAGAACTTGAACGATCCTGGTGAACCTCTTGGACTCATACTCTGCGCTGTTTCTTCTGTGTGGTTACCTGTCTCTCCTAATGTCTTATTTGATTTCTTGAGGGACGAAACTCGCCGCACTGAG TGGGATATAATGTCCAGTGGTGGCTCAGTTCAGTCCATTGCAAATTTGGCCAAAGGACAAGACCGCGGCAATGCGGTAACCATCCAA ACAATAAAATCGAAGGAAAATAGTATGTGGGTAGTGCAAGATTGCTGCACCAATGCTTATGAATCCATGGTGGTGTATGCTCCTGTGGACATCACTGGCATTCAATCTGCGATGACAGGTTGCGATTCAAGCAATCTCGCCGTACTTCCGTCGGGATTCTCGATTGTTCCTGATGGGATGGAATCAAGGCCAATGGTGATTACTTCAAGACAGGAAGAGAAGAACACAGAAGGAGGATCTTTGTTCACCATAGCATTTCAGATTCTCACCAATGCATCTCCAACAGCCAAGTTAACCATGGAGTCTGTGGAATCAGTCAACACTCTCTTATCTTGTACTTTGAGAAATATCAGAACAAGTTTACAATGCGAAGATAGTTAA